The following nucleotide sequence is from Nitrospiria bacterium.
CAAAATGAACCACCCGATCCAACCCCCATCCAAACCCCAACAACATTTTGGACAATGCCTCTGCTTGAGGAACTGTCCTCGGGAAACCATCTAAAAGGAAGCCCTTTTGGCTATCAGGCTTTTTTAAGCGGTCCCGGATTATTCCAATAACCACCTCATCCGGAACCAGAGCCCCCCGTTCCATATAGGACTTGGCTTCTTTCCCTAACGGGGTTTTCTCCCTAACCGCTTCCCTTAAAATATCTCCGGTTGAAATTTTCAAAACTCCAAAATGTTCTGATAGATTCTGAGCTTGGGTCCCTTTTCCAATTCCAGGAGGTCCCAACAAAACCAACCTCAAATCAAACCTCCTTTAGGAAAACTCAAACAAACCCCAATTAGGTCTACCGAAGCTAAACCCTCCCCTAAAATTGCGTTGGTTTTCTTTCTCAGCATAATATTCCGATCATAGAAAAATCCCTAACCACTTCTTCCTTTTATTTTTCCTTTTTTCATAAAACCCTCATAATTTCGAGTCAGCATATGAGATTCAATTTGTTGCGCGGTATCTAGTCCCACCCCAACTACAATAAGCAGGGATGTTCCTCCAAAAAAGAACGGAACCCCCATTTTATAGATCAAAATCTCCGGGATGACACAGACAATTGCTAGATAAATGGACCCAGCAAATGTAATCCGGGTCAAAACCCGATAAATATAATCAGAGGTCCTTTGGCCGGGGCGAATCCCCGGAATAAAGCCACCATATTTCTTCATATTATCAGCCATATCAACGGGATTTAAAACAACCGCGGTATAGAAAAAACAGAAAAATACAATTAAACTCACATAGAGAGTCGTATAAAAAATAGACCCCGGTGCAAGGCTATTTCCTATAGCTTGAACCCATGGAATAGGGGTAAACCCTGCAATAGTCGCAGGAAAGGCAATTATGGAGGAAGCAAAAATAGGTGGAATAACCCCTGCTGTGTTAATTTTTAAAGGGATATGGGTATTTTGGCCTCCATACACTTTTCTCCCCACAACTCGTTTCGCATATTGGACGGGAACCCGGCGGCGTGCACTTTCCAAAAATACGATCGCCGCTACTACAATAACCATCATAATGGCCAAAATAATGATGAAAAGCAGAGATAGCTCACCAATTTCATATTTTTTATAGGTATTGATCAGAGCCGCTGGAAGAGCGGCCACAATCCCTGCAAAAATGATTAAGGAAATACCGTTTCCAATTCCACGTTCTGTTATTTGCTCTCCCAACCACATAATAAAAGCGGTTCCAGCGGTCAAGGTAATCATTGTCATCAAACGGAAGGGCCAACCCGGTTCCTGGACAAAGGCACCATTTTGCATTCCTTCCAGCCCAAAACCAATCCCGATTCCCTGAATCAAACTAATGCCAATGGTGCTAAACCGCGTATATTGAATAATTTTTTTTCGTCCCCTCTCACCCTCCTTGGCTAATTTTCCCAATGTGGGAATCACCACAGTTAAAAGCTGAAGGATAATCGAAGCACTGATATAAGGCATGATTCCCAATGCAAAAACAGTTAATCGGGAAAGAGCCCCCCCCGAAAAAATATCTAAAAAACCAAGGAGCGCTCCCCCTTGGCTTTTTAAAAAATCGCTTAGCGCATCATTATTAATTCCTGGAGTTGGGACATGCGCGCCAATCCGATAGACGGCCAACATGGCAATTGTGAAAAGGATTCTAGTCTTAAGCTCCGGAATTTTAAAAATATTCTGGATGCTTGTTATAAACCTTTCTAACAACCTAAATCACCTCTGCCTTGCCACCTACCGATATAATTTTCTCTTTTGCCTTTTCGCTAAAAGCATTGGCTTGAATCGTCAAAGGAACCTTTAATTCACCCTCAGATAAAATCTTTATAGGGCTTCTCGCTTTACTTACCAACCCTTTTTCTTTAAGAAGTCCAATATTTACAACTGTGTTTTTTTGGAACCCATTCAATTGTTCCAAATTGATAATCTGGAATTTCTTTTTAAAAATATTGACAAACCCCCTTTTAGGTAATCTCCGGCTGAGGGGCATTTGGCCCCCTTCAAAACCAGGACCCTTCACTCCACCCGAGCGGGCCTTCTGCCCTTTATGTCCTTTTGATGCGGTTTTCCCAGAACCCGAACCTGGCCCCCGGCCAACACGCCTTTTGGGCTTCTTCTTCGCCCCCCTTGAAGTTTTGAGGGAATTTAATTTCATTTTTTTTTGGTCCTCTTCCTTCGTTAATCCTTGTATTTAAATTATTTTCCTTTTTGAACCGTTACCAAATGAACCACTTTTTTAACCATTCCCCGAATTTCGGGGGAATCAGGTCGCACTACGGTCTTATGAAGCTTTCTCAAACCCAAACCTTTTAATATTTCCTGCTGTGCCTTGGGCCGGCCGATTCCACTTCGCTCTAAGGTAATCGAAAGACTCTCTTTTTTCATTCCTTTTTCCTCCCGTCTTCCCCTTCCGAATAACTCATTTCCCGCATCCTCAGTACATCTTCCCGACTCCTTAACCCCCTTAAGCCCGTTAAAGTGGCGCGAACTACATTAAAGGGATTGCCACTTCCCAAGGATTTACTCAAAATATTTTGAATCCCGACAACTTCCATCACGGCACGAACCGGGCCACCGGCAATGATTCCAGTTCCTGGGGCAGCGGGCTTAAGAAGAACATTTTCTGCCCCAAAATGTCCCATGGTTTCATAGGGAATACTTGATTCTGTTAGTGCAATCCGAACAAGGTTTTTTTTGGCATGTTCAATGGCTTTTTTAATCGCCTCTGGAACTTCATTGGCTTTTCCAATTCCCGACCCAACACACCCATGGCCATCCCCCACAACAACGAGGGCACTAAAGCTAAATCTCCTTCCCCCTTTTACCACCTTAGCCACACGATTGATAAAGACCACTTTATCTTTTAGGGTTAACCCTTCTGGATTAATTCGTTCCAAAATCCCTCCTATTGCAAATCAAACTTTTGGCGATATAAATTTTAGTTTTGGAAAACATTAAAAAACCAGACCTCCTTCTCGTGCCCCTTCCGCTACCGCTTTAACCCGTCCATGAAATAAATTGCCCCCACGGTCAAAAACCACTTTTTGAAATTTCAGGGTTAGAGCCCTTTCTGCTAAAAGCTTTCCCACTTTTTTGGCCGTTTCTATTGGGGAAAAACTCTTAAGATCTTCCCTCAAACTTTTTTCCATGGTGGACACACTGATCAAAGTACATCCTTTAATATCGTCAATGAGCTGGGAATACATATGGCGATTACTTCTAAAAACAGACAATCTGGGCCTTTCATGGGTTCCCATGATTTTCTTCCTTACCCGTCTTCGCCGTTTATTTCTGGAAATTTCCTTTTCCTTCATCCCTGGCCTCACCTCACTTGAGCGCTTTATTTACCCGCCTTTTTTCCCTCTTTGGTCCGAACCTGTTCACCGGAATACCGGATCCCCTTCCCCTTATAGGGTTCTGGAGGCCTTAAACCCCGGATATTGGCTGCTATTTGTCCAACCTCTTGCTTATCAATCCCTTTAAGTTTAATGGTGGTTTGCTTTTCGACCTTGGCTTCCACTCCCTTGGGAATATCAAACTCCACCGGATGGGAAAACCCAAGGTTTAACACTAATTTTCCCCCCTGAACCTGAGCTTTGTAACCCACCCCATTAATTTCTAATATTTTTTCATACCCTTCGGTGACTCCGAGAACCATATTGGCCAATTGGGATCGCACCAACCCATGAAAAGCCCTCCCCTCTCGGTCGTTACCTTTTTGGAGGACAAGGGCCCTTTGCTCCTTTAGTTCGACCTTTATCCGTGGGTCGACTTTAAAAAAGAGCTCTCCTTTTGGCCCCTTCACAACAACTTTCTCGGGGGAAATCTTGAATTCTACTCCCTTGGGAATATCAATTGGTTTTCGTCCTACCTTTGACATAACGAATAAATCAGTCCTCTACCAAATATGGCAAAGCACCTCACCCCCTATTT
It contains:
- a CDS encoding adenylate kinase translates to MRLVLLGPPGIGKGTQAQNLSEHFGVLKISTGDILREAVREKTPLGKEAKSYMERGALVPDEVVIGIIRDRLKKPDSQKGFLLDGFPRTVPQAEALSKMLLGFGWGLDRVVHFVLDEEILIQRLSGRRSCSTCTAVYHTKYNPPKEENRCDLCGGPLIHREDDHPETIQKRLQVYKTQTQPLVHFYQKLGLLTEIESSGDIPTVFQNVLGFLSKKKV
- the secY gene encoding preprotein translocase subunit SecY; translation: MLERFITSIQNIFKIPELKTRILFTIAMLAVYRIGAHVPTPGINNDALSDFLKSQGGALLGFLDIFSGGALSRLTVFALGIMPYISASIILQLLTVVIPTLGKLAKEGERGRKKIIQYTRFSTIGISLIQGIGIGFGLEGMQNGAFVQEPGWPFRLMTMITLTAGTAFIMWLGEQITERGIGNGISLIIFAGIVAALPAALINTYKKYEIGELSLLFIIILAIMMVIVVAAIVFLESARRRVPVQYAKRVVGRKVYGGQNTHIPLKINTAGVIPPIFASSIIAFPATIAGFTPIPWVQAIGNSLAPGSIFYTTLYVSLIVFFCFFYTAVVLNPVDMADNMKKYGGFIPGIRPGQRTSDYIYRVLTRITFAGSIYLAIVCVIPEILIYKMGVPFFFGGTSLLIVVGVGLDTAQQIESHMLTRNYEGFMKKGKIKGRSG
- the rplF gene encoding 50S ribosomal protein L6, yielding MSKVGRKPIDIPKGVEFKISPEKVVVKGPKGELFFKVDPRIKVELKEQRALVLQKGNDREGRAFHGLVRSQLANMVLGVTEGYEKILEINGVGYKAQVQGGKLVLNLGFSHPVEFDIPKGVEAKVEKQTTIKLKGIDKQEVGQIAANIRGLRPPEPYKGKGIRYSGEQVRTKEGKKAGK
- the rplO gene encoding 50S ribosomal protein L15 codes for the protein MKLNSLKTSRGAKKKPKRRVGRGPGSGSGKTASKGHKGQKARSGGVKGPGFEGGQMPLSRRLPKRGFVNIFKKKFQIINLEQLNGFQKNTVVNIGLLKEKGLVSKARSPIKILSEGELKVPLTIQANAFSEKAKEKIISVGGKAEVI
- the rplR gene encoding 50S ribosomal protein L18: MKEKEISRNKRRRRVRKKIMGTHERPRLSVFRSNRHMYSQLIDDIKGCTLISVSTMEKSLREDLKSFSPIETAKKVGKLLAERALTLKFQKVVFDRGGNLFHGRVKAVAEGAREGGLVF
- the rpmD gene encoding 50S ribosomal protein L30 translates to MKKESLSITLERSGIGRPKAQQEILKGLGLRKLHKTVVRPDSPEIRGMVKKVVHLVTVQKGK
- the rpsE gene encoding 30S ribosomal protein S5, whose amino-acid sequence is MERINPEGLTLKDKVVFINRVAKVVKGGRRFSFSALVVVGDGHGCVGSGIGKANEVPEAIKKAIEHAKKNLVRIALTESSIPYETMGHFGAENVLLKPAAPGTGIIAGGPVRAVMEVVGIQNILSKSLGSGNPFNVVRATLTGLRGLRSREDVLRMREMSYSEGEDGRKKE